The Flavobacterium commune genome contains a region encoding:
- a CDS encoding transglutaminase, with product MINFKNLNLQNIKQRFQVKKPWDDVIIFILNILISIPAFIIAHQNLIELNWVLNLDRILLFLFILITTQLVLRLLRTIIIFCMILYIMMLFYGTVLGNYGFESVYEDYDSMIYTMSDNPNPQDIIISKLLPFPNKSEILSAIEYQNPKVRNFAVMAINKNFKNVKGYTDYRVIIQCFAVFKEINSRWNYVSDPKDGDYIATASESLVYLSGDCDDHSILMAACVRAIGGTPRLIHTKGHIYPEILIGSMKDLETANYLIKNILFPKESYGKQLHYHIDERNQIWLNLDYTAKYPGGPFMSEEILGALTLN from the coding sequence ATGATAAACTTTAAAAATCTTAATCTTCAAAATATAAAACAGCGATTTCAGGTCAAGAAGCCTTGGGATGATGTTATCATTTTTATTTTAAATATTTTGATTAGTATCCCTGCTTTTATCATCGCACACCAAAACTTAATCGAATTAAATTGGGTACTCAATCTGGATCGAATACTATTATTTCTTTTTATTTTAATAACCACTCAACTAGTTTTAAGACTTCTAAGAACTATCATTATCTTTTGCATGATTCTTTATATCATGATGCTGTTTTACGGAACGGTGTTAGGGAACTATGGTTTTGAAAGTGTTTATGAGGATTATGATTCGATGATTTATACTATGTCTGACAATCCAAATCCACAGGATATTATTATTTCAAAACTACTTCCTTTTCCTAACAAATCTGAAATTCTTAGTGCCATTGAATACCAAAATCCAAAGGTTCGAAATTTTGCCGTTATGGCAATTAATAAAAATTTCAAAAATGTAAAAGGATATACTGATTATCGTGTCATTATTCAATGTTTTGCTGTTTTTAAAGAAATTAACAGCCGTTGGAATTATGTGAGCGATCCTAAAGACGGTGATTATATTGCAACCGCCAGCGAATCCTTAGTGTATTTATCAGGTGATTGCGATGATCATTCTATTTTAATGGCTGCCTGTGTTCGCGCCATTGGAGGGACTCCAAGATTAATTCACACCAAGGGACACATTTATCCCGAAATTCTTATTGGAAGCATGAAAGACTTGGAAACAGCCAACTACTTAATCAAAAATATTCTGTTTCCAAAGGAAAGTTACGGAAAACAACTCCACTACCACATTGATGAACGCAACCAAATTTGGTTAAATCTGGATTACACTGCTAAATATCCCGGAGGACCATTTATGTCCGAAGAAATTCTAGGAGCTTTAACTTTAAATTAA
- a CDS encoding substrate-binding domain-containing protein, whose product MKTIKIAGVPEHFNLPWHLSIENKEFESQNIDLQWTDVPEGTGKMCQMLRDGETDIAVILTEGIVKDIVAGNPTKIVQIYVHSPLIWGIHVAAKSNYNTLKDIKNTKVAISRLGSGSQLMAYVNANNQGWETHKLQFEIVNTIDGAVEALTNETADYFMWERFMTKPLVDKGIFRKIADCPTPWPCFVIAVRDEILEKEPKTIRKILDIINKKTIAFKSIPDIDSVLANKYHQKTADIQEWLSLTEWSQEQLTEEMLNNIQNQLLKLKIINKIGTFDEIVKTV is encoded by the coding sequence ATGAAAACAATAAAAATAGCTGGCGTACCGGAACATTTTAATTTACCTTGGCATTTAAGCATTGAAAACAAAGAATTCGAAAGTCAAAATATTGATTTGCAATGGACAGATGTTCCTGAGGGAACCGGTAAAATGTGTCAGATGCTTCGCGATGGAGAAACCGATATTGCTGTAATTCTTACCGAAGGAATTGTGAAAGATATTGTAGCAGGAAATCCAACTAAAATTGTTCAGATTTATGTTCATTCACCCTTAATTTGGGGAATTCATGTGGCTGCGAAATCCAATTATAATACCTTAAAAGATATTAAAAATACCAAAGTTGCTATTTCACGTTTGGGTTCGGGTTCGCAATTAATGGCTTATGTAAATGCTAATAATCAGGGTTGGGAAACACACAAACTTCAATTTGAAATTGTAAATACTATTGATGGCGCTGTCGAAGCTTTAACTAATGAAACTGCCGATTATTTTATGTGGGAACGTTTTATGACCAAGCCCTTAGTTGATAAAGGTATTTTTAGAAAAATTGCCGACTGCCCTACTCCCTGGCCTTGCTTTGTAATTGCAGTGCGCGATGAAATTCTGGAAAAAGAACCGAAAACCATTCGAAAAATTCTTGATATTATCAATAAAAAGACAATTGCGTTCAAGTCGATACCGGATATTGATAGTGTTTTAGCCAATAAATACCATCAGAAAACAGCTGATATTCAGGAATGGCTTTCCCTGACAGAATGGTCACAAGAGCAATTAACTGAAGAAATGTTAAACAATATTCAAAATCAGTTATTAAAACTTAAAATTATTAATAAAATAGGTACTTTTGATGAAATAGTTAAAACAGTATAG
- a CDS encoding nucleoside phosphorylase — protein MIQASELILNPDGSIYHLNLKPEHMAQDIIFVGDQERVEKITALFDNIEFTIQKREFKTQTGIYKGKRITVISTGIGPDNIDIVLNELDALVNIDFETRKIKDRLTSLNIIRIGTSGSLQDSIPVNSFVMSQYAIGLDNMLRSYCIDKISNTEIENAFIEQTNWDLRKGKPYVIPSSKTLANRFYSAQIHKGFTATAGGFYGPQGRVLRLNIQDVNLNRKMDQFDYNGIQITNLEMETAAIYGLSALLGHKAISLNAIIANRADGTFSKNPYQTIDNLIRYTLDKLAK, from the coding sequence ATGATACAAGCATCAGAATTGATTCTAAACCCGGATGGAAGCATTTATCATCTGAATTTAAAACCCGAGCATATGGCTCAGGATATTATTTTTGTGGGAGATCAGGAACGGGTGGAGAAAATCACCGCACTTTTTGACAATATCGAATTTACCATTCAAAAAAGAGAATTCAAAACACAAACCGGAATCTACAAAGGCAAAAGAATTACCGTGATTTCTACAGGAATTGGTCCTGACAATATTGATATCGTCTTAAACGAACTGGATGCTTTGGTCAATATTGATTTTGAAACCAGAAAAATTAAAGACCGACTCACTTCTTTAAATATTATTCGAATAGGAACTTCAGGTTCGCTTCAGGATAGTATTCCTGTTAATAGCTTTGTGATGAGCCAGTATGCCATTGGTCTGGACAACATGCTTCGCTCTTATTGTATCGACAAAATTTCGAATACAGAAATTGAAAACGCTTTTATTGAGCAGACCAATTGGGATTTAAGAAAAGGAAAGCCTTATGTAATTCCTTCAAGTAAAACTTTAGCTAATCGTTTTTATTCAGCTCAAATTCATAAAGGATTTACAGCTACCGCTGGCGGGTTTTACGGTCCACAAGGAAGGGTTTTACGCTTGAATATTCAAGATGTTAATTTGAATCGAAAAATGGATCAGTTTGATTACAATGGAATCCAAATTACAAATCTCGAAATGGAAACCGCAGCTATTTACGGACTTTCGGCTCTTTTAGGACATAAAGCAATTTCCCTAAATGCTATTATCGCTAATCGTGCCGATGGAACTTTTAGTAAAAATCCATACCAAACAATTGATAATTTAATCCGTTACACTTTAGATAAATTAGCAAAATAA
- a CDS encoding translation initiation factor, with protein MDLQDQLKNLFPDHVPSNEPEEKKETSHELYVQKEPMICKFEKRKGKVTTIIEGYEGDDEDFKILAKEIKTKLSVGGSFKDGAIIIQGDYRDKIMKILQEKGFKTKRVGG; from the coding sequence ATGGATCTACAGGACCAATTAAAAAACTTATTCCCGGATCATGTTCCCAGCAACGAACCGGAAGAAAAAAAAGAAACATCACATGAATTATATGTTCAAAAAGAGCCTATGATTTGTAAATTCGAAAAAAGAAAAGGAAAAGTAACTACTATAATCGAAGGTTACGAAGGCGATGACGAAGATTTTAAGATTCTTGCCAAAGAAATTAAAACCAAATTAAGTGTTGGCGGAAGTTTCAAAGACGGAGCTATTATCATTCAAGGAGATTATCGTGACAAAATCATGAAAATTTTACAGGAAAAAGGTTTTAAAACCAAGCGTGTTGGAGGGTAA
- a CDS encoding isopenicillin N synthase family dioxygenase encodes MQNIPSVDLGDFLSNDPLRKQKFVNEIGNAFEDIGFVALKGHFLDQQLVEELYSEIRQFFSLPLEIKRSYENPELGGQRGYVSFGKEHAKGRKEGDLKEFWHFGQYVSADSKYASEYPENINVKELPRFNEIGKQAYQMLEKTGIYVLRALALRLGLDEFYFDNYAKEGNSILRPIHYPPITSEPENAIRAAAHGDINLITLLMGAQGKGLQVKNHDGEWIDAIAEPDELVINVGDMLSRHTNNRLKSTIHQVVNPPRELWGTSRYSIPFFMHPVSDMPLNCLENCIDNDNPKQFEDTTAGDFLYERLVDLGLIKK; translated from the coding sequence ATGCAAAACATCCCTAGTGTTGATTTAGGCGACTTTTTATCAAACGATCCGCTACGCAAACAAAAATTTGTAAACGAAATTGGAAATGCTTTTGAAGACATTGGTTTTGTCGCCTTGAAAGGACATTTTTTAGACCAGCAACTGGTTGAAGAACTGTATAGCGAAATCAGACAATTTTTCAGTTTGCCACTAGAGATTAAACGAAGCTATGAAAATCCAGAGCTTGGAGGACAAAGAGGATATGTTTCTTTTGGTAAAGAGCACGCTAAAGGACGAAAAGAAGGCGATTTAAAGGAATTTTGGCATTTTGGACAATATGTATCCGCAGATTCAAAATACGCCTCAGAATATCCTGAAAACATCAACGTAAAAGAATTGCCACGATTCAATGAAATTGGAAAACAAGCCTATCAAATGCTTGAAAAAACAGGGATCTATGTTTTGAGAGCCTTGGCTTTGCGTTTAGGACTGGACGAATTCTATTTTGACAACTACGCCAAAGAAGGAAATTCCATTTTAAGACCCATACACTACCCTCCTATTACCTCTGAACCTGAAAATGCTATTCGCGCAGCTGCTCATGGTGATATTAATTTAATAACACTTTTAATGGGCGCTCAGGGTAAAGGACTTCAGGTTAAAAATCACGATGGAGAATGGATTGACGCTATTGCAGAGCCAGACGAATTAGTAATCAACGTGGGCGATATGTTATCCCGTCATACTAATAACAGATTGAAATCGACTATCCATCAAGTGGTGAATCCTCCAAGAGAATTATGGGGAACTTCACGTTATTCCATACCGTTTTTTATGCATCCGGTGAGCGATATGCCTTTGAATTGTTTAGAAAACTGTATTGATAACGATAATCCAAAACAATTTGAAGATACTACCGCAGGGGATTTTCTGTACGAGCGATTAGTAGATTTAGGATTGATTAAGAAATAA
- a CDS encoding DUF4369 domain-containing protein: MKKLFLLLSASAVLFSCSKVGKDEYIITGTANGIENGKTIILQAQDPSGMGGLINIDTVKVENGKFEIKGKVTEPAFHVLQLEAANQPIPFILESGEINIEVNKDSIQNTKISGTYNNDEYVKFNEEMKVVQKKLMDFQKANMLKMNQAQQTKDTATINSLMQQYQKIQEEVGTNSKAKYITYAESHPKSFISALIIQSMLADPSADIKKAESIYNGFEDELKNTKPGKAIKERITAITAGPSAAATPGAAPAPAAK, translated from the coding sequence ATGAAAAAATTATTTTTATTGCTTTCTGCCTCTGCTGTATTATTTTCTTGCAGCAAAGTAGGTAAAGACGAGTACATTATCACTGGTACAGCAAATGGAATTGAAAACGGAAAAACCATCATTCTTCAGGCACAAGATCCTAGCGGAATGGGAGGATTAATCAATATCGATACTGTAAAAGTAGAAAACGGAAAATTTGAAATCAAAGGAAAAGTAACTGAACCTGCGTTCCACGTACTTCAATTAGAAGCAGCTAACCAACCGATTCCTTTTATCTTAGAATCTGGAGAAATCAACATCGAAGTTAACAAAGACAGTATTCAAAACACTAAAATATCAGGTACTTACAACAATGATGAGTATGTGAAATTTAACGAAGAAATGAAAGTGGTTCAAAAGAAATTAATGGATTTCCAAAAAGCAAATATGCTTAAAATGAACCAGGCTCAACAAACAAAAGATACTGCTACAATTAACAGCTTAATGCAACAATACCAAAAAATTCAAGAAGAAGTTGGTACTAATTCTAAAGCTAAATACATTACTTACGCTGAATCACACCCAAAATCTTTTATTAGTGCTTTAATCATCCAAAGTATGCTTGCTGATCCATCTGCAGATATTAAAAAAGCAGAAAGCATCTACAACGGATTTGAAGACGAATTAAAAAACACTAAACCAGGTAAAGCTATCAAAGAAAGAATTACAGCTATTACTGCTGGTCCAAGCGCAGCAGCTACTCCTGGTGCAGCTCCAGCTCCAGCAGCTAAATGA
- a CDS encoding 2-isopropylmalate synthase, with the protein MNRDKVQIFDTTLRDGEQVPGCKLDTNQKLVIAERLDNMGVDIIEAGFPVSSPGDFLSVTEISKIVKNATVCGLTRAVKNDIDVAAAALKHAKRPRIHTGIGTSESHILHKLQTTREDIIARAKAAVAHAKSYVEDVEFYAEDAGRTDNAFLAQVCEEVIKSGATVLNIPDTTGYCLPDEYGAKIKYLKENVKGIDNVTISCHCHNDLGMATANSISGAINGARQIECTINGIGERAGNTALEEVVMIFKQHPDLNLYTDIDTKQLNEMSRLVSESMGMMVQPNKAIVGANAFAHSSGIHQDGVIKNRATYEIIDPLDVGVNESSIVLTARSGRAALAYRAKKVGYELTKTQLDVVYVEFLKFADVKKEVLDDDIHLIIAASKIEGDLIKR; encoded by the coding sequence ATGAATAGAGACAAAGTCCAAATTTTTGATACCACTTTACGAGACGGGGAACAAGTTCCAGGATGTAAATTAGATACCAATCAAAAACTTGTTATAGCTGAACGCTTAGATAACATGGGGGTTGATATTATTGAAGCTGGTTTTCCGGTTTCTAGTCCTGGTGATTTTTTGTCTGTTACTGAAATTAGTAAAATCGTTAAAAATGCTACAGTTTGTGGTCTTACCAGAGCTGTAAAAAACGATATCGATGTAGCAGCCGCAGCCTTAAAACATGCTAAAAGACCACGTATTCATACTGGTATTGGGACATCAGAATCTCATATATTACATAAATTACAAACAACAAGAGAAGATATTATTGCCAGAGCTAAGGCCGCTGTAGCCCATGCTAAATCTTATGTTGAAGATGTAGAGTTTTATGCAGAAGATGCAGGGAGAACTGACAATGCTTTCTTGGCACAAGTTTGTGAAGAAGTTATTAAATCAGGAGCTACAGTATTAAATATTCCTGACACTACAGGGTATTGTTTGCCTGATGAGTATGGTGCAAAAATCAAATACCTTAAAGAAAATGTAAAAGGTATTGATAATGTAACTATCTCTTGTCACTGTCATAACGATTTAGGAATGGCAACAGCTAACTCAATTTCAGGAGCTATTAACGGTGCCAGACAAATTGAGTGTACTATCAATGGAATAGGGGAAAGAGCCGGAAATACTGCTTTGGAAGAAGTAGTGATGATTTTTAAGCAACATCCGGATTTGAATTTATATACTGATATCGACACCAAACAATTGAATGAAATGAGTCGTTTGGTTTCTGAAAGTATGGGGATGATGGTTCAGCCTAATAAGGCTATTGTTGGAGCTAATGCTTTTGCTCATAGTTCCGGAATTCATCAGGATGGTGTTATTAAAAACAGAGCTACGTATGAAATTATTGATCCTTTAGATGTAGGAGTTAATGAATCTTCAATTGTGCTTACTGCCAGAAGTGGTAGAGCAGCATTAGCATATCGAGCTAAAAAAGTAGGGTATGAGCTAACAAAAACACAGTTAGATGTTGTCTATGTTGAGTTTTTGAAATTTGCCGATGTTAAAAAAGAAGTTTTAGACGATGATATTCATTTGATTATTGCGGCTTCGAAAATTGAAGGTGATTTAATTAAACGATAG
- the leuB gene encoding 3-isopropylmalate dehydrogenase has product MNLKIAVLSGDGVGPEVILQAKKALCAIGVVYEHDFIFEDALVGAIAIDKAGSPLPEQTLNLCLNTDAVLLGAIGDPKYDVDTDAKVRPEQGLLRLRKELNLYANIRPLKPFKGLVDVSPLKREVVEGVDFIIYRELTGGIYFGEKKLNESGTIASDLCEYTEAEISKIAHLAFKSAQNRRKKLTLVDMANVLETSRLWRNVVKSIGADYPDVTLDFLYADNAAKQIISNPKQFDVILTENLFGDILSDEASVITGSIGVLASASLGEKNVLFEPVHGSYPHAKGRNIANPFAAILSAAMLLEHFGLNEEAKKVYQGVEKAIEYNVVTIDLNPDTKFGTNEVGEFVSNFILNKDDLMYFNNDNVHLGQSTIV; this is encoded by the coding sequence ATGAACTTAAAAATTGCTGTGTTGTCGGGTGATGGTGTAGGTCCTGAAGTGATTTTACAGGCTAAAAAAGCCTTGTGCGCTATAGGAGTCGTTTACGAACATGATTTTATTTTTGAAGATGCGCTTGTGGGAGCTATTGCTATAGATAAAGCAGGGTCGCCGCTTCCTGAACAAACATTAAATCTATGTCTTAATACCGATGCTGTTTTGCTGGGTGCTATCGGTGATCCGAAATACGATGTCGATACTGATGCAAAAGTTCGTCCGGAGCAAGGATTGTTGCGATTGAGAAAAGAGTTAAATCTTTATGCAAATATCAGACCTCTTAAGCCTTTTAAAGGCTTAGTTGATGTTTCTCCTTTAAAAAGAGAAGTAGTCGAAGGAGTTGATTTTATCATTTACAGAGAATTAACTGGCGGAATCTATTTTGGAGAAAAAAAACTAAATGAATCAGGAACAATTGCTTCTGATTTATGTGAATACACTGAAGCCGAAATCTCAAAAATTGCGCATTTAGCATTTAAATCAGCTCAAAACAGAAGAAAGAAATTAACCTTAGTTGATATGGCTAATGTTCTTGAAACTTCACGTTTATGGAGAAATGTAGTTAAAAGTATTGGAGCTGATTATCCAGATGTAACTTTAGATTTTTTGTATGCTGATAATGCAGCAAAACAAATTATATCAAATCCGAAACAGTTTGATGTAATATTGACAGAGAATTTATTTGGAGATATTTTATCTGATGAAGCCAGTGTTATAACAGGCTCAATAGGAGTTTTAGCATCAGCTTCATTAGGAGAAAAAAATGTGTTGTTTGAACCGGTTCACGGTTCTTATCCTCATGCAAAAGGAAGAAATATTGCCAATCCTTTTGCAGCGATACTTTCGGCAGCAATGTTGTTGGAACATTTTGGCTTGAACGAAGAAGCTAAAAAAGTATATCAAGGAGTAGAAAAAGCAATTGAATACAATGTGGTTACGATAGATCTGAATCCGGATACAAAATTTGGAACTAATGAAGTAGGGGAATTTGTTTCCAATTTCATTTTAAATAAAGACGACCTAATGTATTTTAATAATGATAATGTGCATTTAGGTCAATCAACAATAGTATAA
- the ilvD gene encoding dihydroxy-acid dehydratase yields MELNKYSKTITQDETQPASQAMLYALGLTEEDLKKAQVGIVSMGYDGNPCNMHLNDLAKDIKTGVWKEDLVGLIFNTIGVSDGMSNGNDGMRFSLVSRDVIADSIETVMGAQWYDGMIAVPGCDKNMPGALMAMGRVNRPSIMVYGGSIHPGKWKGQDLNIVSAFEALGKKISNTITPEDFKGVIQNACPGAGACGGMYTANTMSSAIEALGMSLPYSSSNPALSPEKKQECVDAGKAIKILLEKDIKPRDIMTRKAFENAITMVAVLGGSTNAVMHLIAMAHSVGIELTLKDFQDISDKTPLLADLKPSGKYLMEDLHNVGGVPAVMKYLLKEGFLHGDCLTVTGKTIAENLASIPDLHDGQEVIFEIHKALKPTGNIQILYGNIASEGCVAKISGKEGEFFEGTAVVFEGEKQVIKGIQAGEVKPGNVVIIRYCGPKGGPGMSEMLKPTSAIMGAGLGSSVALITDGRFSGGSHGFVVGHVTPEAYEGGGIALIENGDVITIDAVKNTINMKISDEEFARRKANWKQPESPIKQGVLLKYMRSVSSASEGCVTDK; encoded by the coding sequence ATGGAATTAAATAAATATAGCAAGACAATTACTCAAGACGAAACACAGCCTGCTTCCCAAGCGATGTTATATGCACTTGGATTGACAGAAGAAGATCTTAAAAAAGCACAGGTAGGAATTGTAAGTATGGGTTACGACGGAAACCCGTGTAACATGCACTTGAACGATCTGGCTAAAGATATTAAGACAGGAGTATGGAAAGAAGATTTAGTAGGTTTGATTTTTAATACCATTGGTGTTAGTGATGGTATGTCAAATGGAAATGACGGAATGCGTTTTTCATTAGTTTCTCGTGATGTAATTGCCGATTCTATCGAAACTGTTATGGGTGCACAATGGTACGATGGTATGATTGCTGTTCCGGGATGTGATAAAAACATGCCAGGAGCTTTAATGGCTATGGGTAGAGTAAATCGTCCGTCTATTATGGTTTACGGTGGATCTATTCATCCGGGAAAATGGAAAGGTCAGGATTTGAATATTGTTTCTGCTTTTGAAGCCTTAGGAAAAAAAATCAGTAACACTATTACTCCTGAAGATTTTAAAGGTGTAATTCAAAATGCTTGTCCAGGTGCAGGTGCTTGTGGCGGAATGTACACAGCTAATACTATGTCATCAGCAATTGAAGCATTAGGAATGAGTTTGCCATACAGTTCTTCTAATCCTGCTTTGAGCCCGGAAAAAAAACAAGAATGTGTTGATGCCGGAAAAGCAATCAAAATATTATTAGAAAAAGATATTAAACCTAGAGACATCATGACACGTAAAGCATTCGAAAATGCGATTACAATGGTGGCTGTTTTAGGTGGTTCTACAAATGCAGTAATGCACTTAATTGCAATGGCGCATTCTGTAGGAATCGAATTGACATTAAAAGATTTTCAGGATATCAGTGATAAAACACCATTATTGGCCGACTTGAAACCAAGTGGAAAATATTTAATGGAAGATTTACATAATGTAGGTGGCGTTCCGGCAGTAATGAAATATTTACTAAAAGAAGGTTTCTTACATGGAGATTGTTTAACGGTTACAGGTAAAACAATCGCTGAAAATTTAGCTTCAATTCCAGATTTACATGATGGGCAAGAAGTAATTTTCGAAATTCATAAAGCATTAAAACCAACAGGAAATATCCAAATTTTATACGGAAATATTGCTTCAGAAGGTTGTGTGGCAAAAATTAGTGGAAAAGAAGGTGAATTTTTTGAAGGTACAGCTGTAGTTTTTGAAGGAGAAAAACAAGTAATCAAAGGAATTCAGGCTGGTGAAGTAAAACCAGGAAATGTCGTCATTATCCGCTATTGCGGCCCAAAAGGTGGTCCTGGAATGTCTGAAATGCTAAAACCAACTTCTGCTATTATGGGAGCTGGTTTAGGAAGCAGTGTAGCTTTAATCACTGACGGCCGTTTCTCAGGAGGTTCTCATGGTTTTGTAGTAGGACATGTTACTCCGGAAGCTTACGAAGGAGGCGGAATTGCTTTAATCGAAAATGGAGATGTTATTACAATTGATGCGGTAAAAAACACCATCAATATGAAAATCTCTGATGAAGAATTTGCAAGACGTAAAGCCAATTGGAAACAACCAGAATCACCAATCAAACAAGGAGTTTTACTTAAATATATGCGTTCAGTATCCAGTGCATCTGAAGGATGTGTTACTGACAAATAA
- the ilvB gene encoding biosynthetic-type acetolactate synthase large subunit, with translation MKISGAEAVIRCLLAEGVDLVYGYPGGAIMPVYDELYKFQDQLHHVLVRHEQGAAHAAQGFARATGKVGVAIATSGPGATNLVTGIADAQIDSTPMVCITGQVGKHLLGSDAFQETDIIGISTPVTKWNYQITEADEIPEIMAKAFYIARSGRPGPVLVDITKNAQFDTLDFSYKKCNDIRSYHPKPILKLDKVKEAAELINKAKKPMIVFGQGVILSKAEEELKALIEKSGIPAAWTILGLSALPTEHELNVGMVGMHGNYGPNILTNECDVLIALGMRFDDRVTGNLATYAKQAKVVHFEIDPAEIDKNVKTEVAVLADLKEALTALLPFIEKNTHEEWHNEFKKKYEIELDAVINEELAPTNGKGISMGETIEMINKHSKGDAIMVSDVGQHQMFTCRYSKFNQTKSNVTSGGLGTMGFALPAAIGAKMGRPDREVVAIIGDGGFQMNIQELGTIHQTKVPVKIVVLNNEFLGMVRQWQELFFDYRYASTVMTNPNFCAIAEGYYIKARKVTKREELDEAIAEMMASKDSYFLEVMVEKENNVFPMIPTGASVSDIRLS, from the coding sequence ATGAAAATATCAGGAGCAGAAGCAGTTATCAGATGCTTATTAGCCGAAGGAGTTGACTTAGTTTATGGATATCCAGGTGGTGCCATAATGCCGGTTTACGACGAATTATATAAATTTCAAGATCAATTGCACCACGTATTGGTGCGTCACGAGCAAGGTGCAGCTCACGCTGCCCAAGGTTTTGCCAGAGCTACCGGAAAAGTAGGGGTTGCAATCGCAACTTCAGGACCTGGAGCTACAAACCTGGTTACAGGTATTGCCGATGCTCAAATCGATTCTACTCCAATGGTATGTATTACCGGACAAGTAGGGAAACATTTATTAGGTTCTGATGCTTTTCAGGAAACGGATATTATTGGAATTTCAACTCCGGTAACCAAATGGAATTACCAAATTACCGAAGCAGATGAAATTCCTGAGATTATGGCAAAAGCATTTTACATTGCACGTTCAGGACGTCCGGGACCAGTATTAGTTGATATTACTAAAAATGCTCAGTTTGACACTTTAGATTTTAGTTATAAAAAATGTAACGACATCAGAAGTTACCATCCAAAACCGATTTTAAAATTAGACAAGGTTAAGGAAGCGGCTGAGTTAATCAATAAGGCTAAAAAACCAATGATTGTTTTTGGTCAAGGGGTTATTCTAAGTAAGGCTGAAGAAGAATTGAAAGCTTTAATTGAAAAATCAGGAATTCCTGCAGCCTGGACTATTTTAGGTCTTTCTGCATTACCTACAGAACACGAATTAAACGTAGGAATGGTAGGAATGCACGGAAATTACGGCCCTAATATTTTAACTAACGAATGCGATGTTTTAATTGCATTAGGAATGCGTTTTGACGACCGTGTTACTGGAAATTTAGCAACTTATGCTAAGCAAGCTAAAGTAGTTCATTTTGAAATTGACCCGGCTGAGATTGATAAAAACGTTAAAACTGAGGTTGCTGTATTAGCGGATTTAAAAGAAGCTTTAACAGCATTATTACCTTTTATCGAAAAGAATACTCACGAAGAATGGCACAACGAATTCAAGAAGAAATATGAAATTGAATTGGATGCAGTTATCAACGAAGAGTTAGCTCCAACTAACGGAAAAGGAATTTCTATGGGAGAAACTATCGAAATGATTAACAAACATTCAAAAGGTGATGCAATAATGGTTTCTGATGTTGGTCAGCACCAAATGTTTACTTGTCGTTATTCAAAATTCAATCAAACTAAAAGTAATGTAACTTCTGGAGGTTTAGGAACTATGGGATTTGCTTTACCAGCAGCCATTGGAGCTAAAATGGGGCGTCCGGATCGCGAAGTAGTTGCTATTATTGGTGATGGTGGTTTCCAAATGAACATTCAGGAATTAGGAACGATTCATCAAACGAAAGTTCCGGTTAAAATTGTAGTTTTAAACAACGAATTTTTAGGGATGGTGCGTCAATGGCAGGAATTGTTTTTTGACTATAGATATGCTTCTACAGTGATGACAAATCCTAACTTTTGTGCTATTGCCGAAGGTTATTATATCAAAGCTCGTAAAGTAACTAAAAGAGAAGAACTAGATGAAGCAATTGCTGAAATGATGGCTTCTAAAGACTCTTATTTCCTTGAAGTTATGGTAGAAAAAGAAAACAATGTATTCCCAATGATTCCAACAGGAGCTTCGGTTTCTGACATCCGATTAAGTTAA